From one Pseudactinotalea sp. HY158 genomic stretch:
- a CDS encoding ISL3 family transposase, whose product MDEFTGSQRDAASTIFNLSDYRVIDAIDLPGGGRRVVIESLAPPGCPACGVIAVKIHSRRRQRLRDLPIAGAVEVWWAKRRWFCREELCGRGTFAESTIQVPRFARSTTRLKNQVVAAVVDSGRAASEVARAHGVSWWLVQSALAAAALVLPAADDWVVTRLGIDEHRYRSVRFFRDEHGAWRRFEPWMTTLVDLATGQVLGIVDGRDSTGVGAWLSARPQSWRDRIEVVAIDPSAAFRKALREHLPHAAVSVDKFHLVKLAGDMLTKVRQRLARDQHGRRGRKSDASWAHRMLLLRGADTLSPRGWARLEKVFTDDDPTDELSAAWGVKEQLRRLLGADTLAQAWQERMRLGHYVQTANMAETDRLYETIVTWWEAIEVLIVTGATTAKVEAANTTIKNIKRTGRGFRNSANYKARILLASAARAAARTPITAGLSPRTA is encoded by the coding sequence ATGGACGAGTTTACTGGCTCGCAGCGTGATGCTGCGAGCACGATCTTCAATCTGTCTGACTACCGTGTCATCGACGCGATCGATCTTCCCGGCGGAGGCCGTCGGGTCGTGATCGAGTCACTCGCCCCGCCTGGCTGCCCGGCGTGTGGTGTGATCGCGGTGAAGATCCATTCCCGGCGCCGGCAGCGTCTGCGTGATCTGCCGATCGCGGGTGCGGTCGAGGTGTGGTGGGCCAAGCGGCGCTGGTTCTGCCGGGAAGAGCTGTGCGGGCGTGGCACGTTCGCCGAGTCCACCATCCAGGTCCCCAGGTTCGCCCGGTCCACTACGCGGCTGAAGAATCAGGTCGTGGCCGCGGTGGTCGACTCCGGTCGAGCCGCCAGCGAGGTTGCCCGCGCTCACGGGGTCTCATGGTGGCTGGTCCAATCGGCGCTGGCTGCCGCGGCGCTCGTCCTACCCGCCGCCGACGACTGGGTCGTGACGCGCTTGGGCATCGATGAGCACCGGTACCGGTCCGTGCGGTTCTTCCGTGATGAGCACGGGGCCTGGCGCCGGTTCGAGCCGTGGATGACGACCCTGGTCGACCTGGCCACAGGACAGGTCCTGGGCATCGTCGATGGCCGCGACAGCACGGGCGTGGGCGCGTGGCTCAGCGCCCGCCCACAGTCATGGCGGGACCGTATCGAGGTCGTCGCGATCGACCCCTCGGCCGCGTTCCGTAAGGCCCTGCGCGAGCACCTGCCCCACGCCGCGGTCTCGGTCGACAAGTTCCACCTCGTCAAACTCGCAGGCGACATGCTCACCAAGGTCCGCCAGCGCCTCGCCCGAGACCAGCACGGCCGCCGCGGGCGCAAGAGCGACGCGTCCTGGGCACACCGGATGCTGCTGCTGCGGGGCGCCGATACGCTGTCCCCGCGTGGCTGGGCCAGACTGGAGAAGGTCTTCACCGACGATGACCCCACGGATGAGCTCTCCGCCGCGTGGGGCGTCAAGGAGCAGCTCCGCCGCCTCCTCGGCGCTGATACCCTCGCCCAGGCGTGGCAAGAGCGGATGAGACTGGGTCACTACGTCCAGACCGCGAACATGGCCGAGACCGACCGCCTCTACGAGACCATCGTGACCTGGTGGGAGGCCATCGAAGTCCTCATCGTCACCGGCGCCACGACCGCGAAGGTCGAAGCCGCGAACACCACGATCAAGAACATCAAACGCACCGGCCGCGGATTCAGGAACTCCGCCAACTACAAGGCCCGTATACTCCTGGCCAGCGCCGCTCGAGCAGCAGCGCGAACACCAATCACAGCAGGCCTTTCACCACGAACCGCGTAG
- a CDS encoding site-specific integrase, with protein sequence MQPRPALTDHLDAVLRAGNLEVQTKMKVLLAALQGMRCIEIARLRGEDVDLAAMRIRIIGKGDTDITNDLHPTVAEHTRRNASYFPRRGWWFPSPIDPSKHVLPASVSKVLSEAFRRVGAPVTAHQLRHWTATELIRKDVPTRVVQKIMRHSSIQTTEGYSAVADDTSAATLRRLPPLS encoded by the coding sequence ATGCAACCTCGGCCGGCACTCACGGACCACCTCGACGCAGTCCTTCGAGCCGGGAATCTCGAGGTTCAAACGAAGATGAAGGTGCTCCTCGCAGCTCTCCAAGGTATGCGCTGCATCGAGATCGCCCGTCTTCGCGGCGAGGATGTCGATCTCGCCGCCATGAGGATCCGAATCATCGGCAAGGGCGACACCGACATCACGAACGACCTACACCCGACCGTCGCGGAACATACCCGTCGCAACGCGAGCTACTTCCCCCGCCGGGGCTGGTGGTTCCCCTCCCCCATTGACCCGTCCAAGCACGTCCTCCCTGCCTCCGTCAGTAAGGTCCTTTCTGAAGCCTTTCGCCGCGTCGGAGCACCAGTCACAGCACATCAGCTACGCCACTGGACTGCTACGGAACTGATCCGTAAGGACGTGCCCACACGTGTTGTCCAGAAGATCATGCGCCACTCGTCGATCCAGACAACCGAGGGCTACTCCGCCGTTGCAGACGACACGAGCGCCGCGACACTCAGGCGACTTCCACCCTTATCGTGA
- a CDS encoding ATP-dependent RecD-like DNA helicase, translating into MTVLIAAGWRPRTGTGVDAAEWVRALLAGGPERGAVLRAGDIPRAQLAVMAGRVVEAVSGRRATWSRWNLHSQACVELAEFRFATAADREEVLGEVVAAAERASVDITAPRLAPVPAGFTRSDGSSVFEARHAALYTSAAVLAAEDYLLARLHDQTGPRAAGRMDAGSGAGELLVDGAGLGADQVMAVEQVAGSGRPVDVLIGPAGAGKTTTLAGLRRLWEGEHGPGSVVGLAPSAATAAVLGAELGIGTDNLAKWLAELEAAPAKRARLASLRTRAAEHAAAAAAAAGAIAAVSADLARWELREGQLVIVDEASLAGTFALARLARAGEVAGAKVLLVGDPLQLAAVEAGGAFSMAAHALGAGAPRLRTVHRFEASWEAEASLLLRLGRPDVVDTYTAHGRVHSGTEAGVIDEAYQAWQADLAAGLSSLLIAGDNETVTMLNQRAQRERIAAGTVTGPMLPLAGGSSVGAGDVIVTRRNERALRAGAGSWVKNGDRWHVLAARVDGSLLVQREGGGPHVTLPGHYVAEHVELGYASTAHRAQGVTVDTAHALVVSAGMAREALYVGMSRGRCSNHVYVATLTISDEEHHARPDDQLTAREVLETVLRSSGAAASAHEAITTSQEAASSIGHLADEYDLIAAAATGARWQELIEAAPLSPAQREAVLASPAWEALSASLRRAARAGTDLERVLPALITGRELDSADDVAAVLHHRLEAFQASAPARRDPAHLVAGLFPAAALTGEGELDEALAERERLIEARARHIAARARAAGHAWAQHDDAAAVTAMVTVAAYRDRWAIDPGDPRPLGGPPGADYTQRADHARAARALRRIHDHPGTGRGLLRSPSAPARARRSGWPVPVTRPRGGALGGGRVRVGQELSGVWERNEVMGLSVIEAILARRLSTGAQISVLETVAEAALIEPGPRGIRLDTVPRIVIDLDGEDWS; encoded by the coding sequence ATGACGGTGCTGATCGCGGCGGGTTGGCGGCCGCGCACCGGCACGGGGGTGGACGCGGCCGAGTGGGTCCGCGCACTGCTAGCCGGCGGGCCGGAGCGGGGTGCGGTGCTGCGCGCGGGCGATATCCCGCGCGCGCAGCTGGCGGTGATGGCGGGACGGGTGGTGGAGGCGGTCTCGGGTCGGCGGGCGACGTGGTCGCGGTGGAATCTGCATTCGCAGGCGTGTGTGGAGCTGGCCGAGTTCCGGTTCGCGACCGCCGCGGATCGGGAAGAGGTCCTGGGCGAGGTGGTCGCGGCAGCGGAGCGCGCCTCGGTGGACATCACGGCCCCGCGCCTTGCGCCGGTACCGGCGGGGTTCACGCGTTCGGATGGGTCGAGCGTCTTCGAGGCCCGGCATGCCGCCCTGTACACCTCGGCCGCGGTCCTGGCCGCGGAGGACTACCTCCTGGCCCGCCTGCACGACCAGACCGGGCCCCGGGCCGCCGGCCGCATGGATGCCGGCAGCGGGGCCGGCGAGCTGCTGGTCGATGGCGCGGGTCTGGGGGCGGATCAGGTGATGGCGGTGGAGCAGGTCGCCGGTAGTGGCCGCCCGGTAGATGTGCTCATCGGGCCCGCGGGTGCGGGGAAGACGACCACGCTCGCGGGTCTGCGCCGGCTTTGGGAGGGCGAGCATGGGCCGGGCAGTGTGGTCGGGTTGGCGCCCTCGGCTGCGACCGCGGCGGTGCTGGGCGCCGAGCTGGGGATCGGCACGGACAATCTGGCCAAGTGGTTGGCCGAGCTCGAGGCCGCCCCCGCCAAGCGTGCCCGGCTGGCGAGCCTGAGGACTCGCGCCGCCGAGCACGCCGCAGCAGCGGCCGCGGCCGCCGGCGCGATCGCCGCGGTGTCGGCTGATCTGGCCCGGTGGGAGCTACGGGAGGGCCAGTTGGTCATCGTCGATGAGGCCTCGTTGGCGGGAACGTTCGCGCTCGCCCGGCTCGCCCGGGCGGGCGAGGTGGCGGGGGCGAAGGTGCTGTTGGTGGGGGATCCGTTGCAGTTGGCGGCGGTGGAGGCCGGTGGCGCGTTCTCGATGGCCGCGCACGCGCTCGGGGCGGGTGCGCCGCGGCTGCGGACGGTCCACCGGTTCGAAGCGTCCTGGGAGGCGGAGGCCTCGCTGTTGCTGCGGCTGGGCCGGCCCGATGTCGTGGACACCTACACCGCCCACGGGCGGGTCCATTCCGGGACCGAGGCGGGCGTGATCGATGAGGCCTACCAGGCCTGGCAGGCGGACCTGGCGGCGGGCCTGTCCTCGTTGTTGATCGCCGGCGATAACGAGACGGTGACCATGCTCAACCAGCGTGCTCAACGCGAACGGATCGCCGCCGGCACCGTCACCGGTCCGATGCTCCCCCTGGCGGGCGGGTCGAGCGTGGGGGCCGGGGACGTGATCGTGACCCGCCGGAACGAGCGGGCGTTGCGGGCAGGGGCCGGGTCCTGGGTCAAGAACGGGGACCGGTGGCACGTCCTGGCGGCGCGCGTGGACGGCTCGCTCCTGGTCCAGCGGGAGGGCGGTGGCCCCCATGTCACCTTGCCGGGGCATTACGTCGCGGAGCATGTGGAGCTGGGCTATGCCTCGACCGCGCACCGGGCCCAGGGAGTGACCGTGGACACCGCGCACGCGCTCGTGGTCTCGGCGGGGATGGCCCGCGAGGCCCTCTACGTGGGCATGTCCAGGGGCCGGTGCAGCAATCACGTGTATGTGGCGACGTTGACGATCAGCGACGAGGAACATCACGCCCGCCCCGATGACCAACTGACGGCGCGGGAGGTCCTCGAGACGGTCCTACGTTCCAGCGGCGCGGCGGCCTCGGCGCATGAGGCGATCACCACCTCCCAGGAGGCCGCCTCCTCGATCGGGCACCTGGCCGATGAATACGACCTCATCGCCGCCGCGGCCACCGGCGCCAGGTGGCAGGAGCTGATCGAGGCCGCGCCCCTGAGCCCGGCCCAGCGCGAGGCCGTCCTCGCCTCCCCGGCATGGGAGGCGCTGTCCGCCTCGCTGCGACGCGCAGCGCGTGCCGGCACCGACCTCGAGCGGGTGCTGCCGGCGCTGATCACCGGCCGGGAGCTCGACTCCGCGGACGATGTCGCCGCTGTCCTGCATCACCGCCTCGAAGCCTTCCAGGCCAGCGCCCCTGCCCGCCGCGACCCCGCTCACCTCGTGGCCGGGTTGTTCCCCGCGGCCGCGCTCACCGGCGAAGGGGAGTTGGATGAGGCCCTGGCCGAGCGGGAACGCTTGATCGAGGCCCGGGCACGGCACATCGCAGCGAGAGCGCGGGCGGCCGGGCACGCCTGGGCCCAGCACGACGACGCGGCAGCGGTCACCGCAATGGTCACGGTGGCGGCCTACCGGGACCGGTGGGCGATCGACCCAGGCGACCCGCGCCCACTGGGCGGCCCGCCCGGGGCCGACTACACCCAACGCGCCGATCACGCCCGCGCCGCCCGCGCGCTGCGCCGCATCCACGACCACCCCGGCACCGGCCGCGGCCTCCTCCGAAGCCCCAGCGCCCCAGCCCGGGCCCGTCGGTCCGGGTGGCCCGTCCCTGTGACCCGGCCGAGGGGCGGGGCGCTGGGCGGGGGGCGCGTTCGTGTCGGTCAGGAGCTATCTGGCGTGTGGGAGAGGAACGAAGTCATGGGATTGTCAGTGATCGAGGCGATTCTGGCTCGCCGGTTATCCACAGGGGCGCAGATCTCTGTGCTGGAGACCGTGGCGGAGGCAGCATTGATCGAGCCCGGCCCGCGCGGGATCCGCCTCGATACGGTCCCGCGGATCGTCATCGACCTGGATGGAGAGGACTGGTCATGA
- the mobF gene encoding MobF family relaxase, producing MPKRGPGWSLGFGRAGVSITTPRTPIRAGTGYEYLTRSVAAGDGDRLAADVLTRYYDQAGTPPGRWLGSGLAGLGSANGAGPGLRVGDRVSEEQMGRLFGMGHDPVTGEVLSRTFSAPDESGLSRSRAGFDLTFQIPKSASALWAIADAGVQALIVRAHHEAITETLAFLEREVLMTRAGRAGVAQLETRGLVAAAFDHFDSRAGDPHLHTHVVVANRVQGVDGKWRTLDSRALYRAVEALSRTHSALFADRLAQILPVEWTIPTARKRELGEVEIAGVPAQLREVFSQRRLAIVAARQDAHEEFVRAHGRAPSQRESRALRGSW from the coding sequence ATGCCGAAACGCGGCCCGGGATGGTCGCTCGGGTTCGGGCGGGCGGGCGTGAGTATTACGACGCCGCGGACGCCGATCCGCGCGGGCACGGGGTATGAGTATTTGACACGTTCGGTTGCTGCGGGGGATGGGGACCGGCTCGCGGCGGATGTGTTGACGCGCTATTACGACCAGGCGGGTACGCCGCCGGGTCGTTGGCTCGGTTCGGGTCTGGCCGGCCTGGGATCGGCAAATGGTGCCGGCCCGGGTTTGCGTGTGGGTGATCGGGTGAGTGAGGAGCAGATGGGCCGGCTTTTCGGAATGGGGCATGACCCGGTCACCGGGGAGGTGTTGTCGCGGACATTCTCGGCGCCGGATGAGTCGGGGTTGTCTCGGTCGCGGGCCGGTTTCGATCTGACGTTCCAGATTCCGAAGTCAGCCTCGGCGTTGTGGGCGATCGCCGATGCCGGCGTGCAGGCGTTGATCGTGCGGGCTCATCACGAGGCGATCACCGAGACGCTCGCATTCTTGGAGCGTGAGGTGTTGATGACCCGGGCGGGCCGGGCAGGGGTGGCCCAGTTGGAGACCCGCGGGCTGGTCGCGGCCGCGTTCGATCATTTCGATTCCCGCGCGGGGGATCCGCATCTGCATACCCATGTCGTGGTCGCGAACCGGGTCCAGGGGGTCGATGGGAAGTGGCGGACGCTCGATTCACGGGCGTTGTATCGGGCGGTGGAGGCGCTCTCGCGGACGCATTCGGCGCTGTTCGCGGACCGGCTCGCGCAGATACTGCCGGTGGAATGGACGATACCGACGGCGCGGAAGCGTGAGCTGGGGGAGGTGGAGATCGCCGGTGTCCCGGCGCAGTTGCGCGAGGTGTTCTCCCAGCGGCGGTTGGCGATCGTGGCGGCTCGGCAGGACGCGCATGAGGAGTTCGTGCGCGCTCACGGGCGGGCGCCCTCGCAGCGGGAGTCGCGGGCTCTACGCGGTTCGTGGTGA